In uncultured Cohaesibacter sp., a genomic segment contains:
- the gtfA gene encoding sucrose phosphorylase — MKNKVQLITYVDRLTLGTFADLKKMIDGPFKGLFGTVHALPFFDPYDGADAGFDPKDHTIVDPRLGSWDDVRELAKSVDVMADLIVNHVSADGKAFQDFVARGAASDYADMFLTFASVFPDGATEDDLTSIYRPRPGLPFTQMTMKDGSRHLIWTTFTPKQIDINVHSEKGEAYLDSILTRFSEAGIRCIRLDAAGYAIKKPGTSCFMIPETYDFLAQLTTKAKARGMEVLVEIHSYYQDQIEISKKVDRVYDFALPPLIMHALFTADAEPLARWLQVSPRNALTVLDTHDGIGVIDVGAHSDGRPGLLEPEAIHNLVESMHERTNGTSRLATGARASNLDLYQVNSTYFDAIGRRENEYLIARALQFFAPGIPQIYYIGLLGAENDMALLEKTDVGRDINRHYYKKGEVEAALKTPMVAALTDLIRFRNEHPAFGGAFSLGQPARSRIELSWKAEGQWAKLSVDFDKMEATISHTADDGVASFRVEA, encoded by the coding sequence ATGAAAAACAAAGTTCAACTCATCACCTATGTTGACCGGTTGACTCTTGGCACCTTTGCCGATCTGAAAAAAATGATTGATGGTCCATTCAAGGGACTGTTCGGCACCGTGCATGCACTCCCGTTCTTTGATCCCTATGATGGCGCCGATGCGGGCTTTGATCCCAAGGACCACACCATCGTTGATCCCCGTCTGGGCAGTTGGGATGATGTGCGCGAACTGGCGAAATCCGTTGATGTCATGGCCGATCTCATCGTCAATCATGTCTCGGCTGACGGCAAGGCCTTTCAGGATTTTGTCGCCCGTGGCGCTGCGTCAGACTATGCCGACATGTTCCTCACCTTCGCATCGGTCTTCCCCGATGGAGCCACAGAGGATGATCTGACAAGCATCTACCGCCCCCGCCCCGGCTTGCCCTTCACCCAGATGACCATGAAAGACGGCTCCAGACATCTGATCTGGACGACATTCACGCCAAAGCAGATCGACATCAATGTTCACAGCGAGAAGGGCGAAGCCTATCTGGACAGCATCCTGACCCGCTTTTCCGAGGCCGGTATCCGCTGCATCCGTCTTGACGCGGCAGGCTATGCCATCAAGAAACCGGGCACCAGCTGCTTCATGATTCCCGAGACCTACGATTTCCTCGCCCAGCTGACCACCAAGGCCAAGGCGCGCGGCATGGAGGTATTGGTCGAGATTCACAGCTACTATCAGGATCAGATCGAAATCTCAAAGAAGGTCGACCGGGTCTATGACTTTGCCCTGCCACCGCTGATCATGCATGCGCTTTTCACCGCAGATGCAGAGCCCCTGGCGCGCTGGCTGCAAGTCAGCCCGCGCAATGCCCTGACGGTGCTGGATACCCATGACGGCATCGGCGTGATCGATGTTGGCGCTCATTCCGATGGTCGTCCGGGCCTTCTAGAACCCGAAGCCATTCACAATCTGGTGGAAAGCATGCATGAGCGCACCAACGGCACCTCGCGGCTCGCGACCGGGGCAAGAGCGTCCAATCTCGATCTCTATCAGGTCAATTCCACCTATTTTGACGCCATCGGGCGGCGGGAGAATGAATATCTGATTGCCCGCGCCCTGCAATTCTTTGCACCCGGTATCCCGCAAATCTATTATATCGGCCTGCTGGGCGCTGAAAATGACATGGCGCTGCTCGAGAAGACCGATGTCGGGCGCGATATCAACCGCCATTACTACAAGAAAGGCGAAGTCGAAGCTGCCCTCAAGACGCCGATGGTTGCTGCGCTGACGGATCTGATCCGCTTCCGAAACGAACACCCTGCCTTTGGCGGTGCCTTCTCGCTTGGCCAGCCGGCCCGCTCCCGGATCGAATTGAGCTGGAAGGCCGAAGGCCAATGGGCCAAACTCTCTGTCGATTTCGACAAGATGGAAGCGACCATTTCCCATACGGCTGACGATGGTGTCGCCAGCTTCCGGGTGGAGGCCTGA
- a CDS encoding low molecular weight protein-tyrosine-phosphatase, whose product MLPAHPTSVLFVCLGNICRSPLAEGVLRQKVQDGGLSDRFLLDSAGLGAWHVGHQPDGRTINVARLHGTDISDLRARRIAGEDFYAFDLILAMDRDNLRDIRAMQPRDGTAEVALYLEYCGLGQMTRSYEVPDPYYGGADAFEDVYHMIDQASDILLQKLR is encoded by the coding sequence ATGCTTCCTGCTCATCCAACCTCGGTTCTGTTTGTTTGCCTTGGCAATATTTGTCGCTCTCCGCTGGCGGAGGGTGTTTTGCGGCAGAAGGTACAAGATGGAGGGCTTTCGGATCGATTTCTGCTCGACAGCGCCGGTCTGGGAGCCTGGCATGTGGGTCACCAGCCCGATGGCCGGACGATCAATGTTGCCCGGTTGCATGGCACGGATATTTCAGACCTGCGTGCCCGGCGGATTGCTGGTGAGGATTTCTATGCCTTCGATCTCATTCTGGCGATGGATCGCGATAATCTGCGCGATATCAGGGCGATGCAGCCGCGCGATGGTACGGCCGAAGTGGCACTTTATCTGGAATATTGCGGTCTGGGGCAGATGACGCGGTCCTATGAGGTGCCCGATCCCTATTATGGCGGCGCAGATGCATTCGAGGATGTTTATCACATGATCGATCAGGCCAGCGACATTTTATTACAAAAACTTCGTTGA
- a CDS encoding alpha-E domain-containing protein: protein MSLLLSRYAEALFWFARYIERSASLARILNVQASFWQDHSSQENWASILSLYVDTERFTKHHGHITAQKVAKFYITDRENPGSILSCLWAARENARLLRPLISVSMWSYINVSYNEMKSLSDRDLDAARLSRTCESIARTCDAIMGVTEGTYYRDAGWRFYQLGLWIERADQTSRLLDVKVAQVASFNGLDQTETVADMEFWKLLLHSFEAYHAFQRAKPGRMDPKKVANFLMFNESFPRSLTHCIGEIQDMLNELYMGYRLRRVAQCYEEVEMLLYELEAAAKDPHLHLRFHGFNDKVQNRLMEITSRLGKFFFGHADWSKEAEECEAQIQSQSTS from the coding sequence ATGAGTCTGCTACTGAGTCGCTATGCTGAAGCCCTGTTCTGGTTCGCCCGCTATATCGAACGCTCCGCAAGTCTGGCCCGCATTCTCAATGTGCAAGCCAGCTTCTGGCAGGATCATTCCAGTCAGGAGAACTGGGCCTCCATCCTTTCGCTCTATGTCGATACGGAACGCTTTACCAAACACCACGGCCATATCACCGCCCAGAAGGTGGCCAAATTCTACATCACCGACCGGGAAAATCCCGGCTCCATCCTCTCCTGCCTCTGGGCAGCGCGTGAAAATGCCCGTCTGCTGCGGCCGCTGATCTCCGTTTCCATGTGGTCCTATATCAATGTTTCCTACAATGAAATGAAGAGCCTGAGCGACCGCGATCTGGATGCCGCGCGCCTGTCGCGCACCTGCGAATCCATCGCCCGCACCTGTGATGCAATCATGGGGGTCACCGAAGGCACCTATTATCGCGATGCCGGCTGGCGCTTCTATCAGCTCGGCTTGTGGATCGAACGGGCCGACCAGACCAGCCGTCTGCTTGATGTCAAGGTTGCCCAGGTGGCAAGCTTCAACGGACTGGATCAGACCGAAACCGTGGCCGACATGGAATTCTGGAAACTGCTGCTGCATTCCTTTGAGGCCTATCACGCCTTCCAGCGCGCCAAACCGGGCCGGATGGACCCCAAAAAGGTCGCCAATTTCCTGATGTTCAACGAGAGTTTCCCCAGATCGCTCACCCATTGCATCGGCGAAATTCAGGACATGCTCAACGAGCTCTATATGGGCTATCGATTGCGCCGTGTCGCCCAGTGTTATGAAGAAGTCGAAATGTTGTTGTATGAGCTTGAAGCAGCCGCAAAGGATCCCCATCTGCATCTGCGTTTTCATGGTTTCAACGACAAGGTGCAGAACCGCCTCATGGAAATAACGAGCCGGTTGGGCAAATTCTTTTTCGGGCATGCAGACTGGTCAAAAGAGGCGGAAGAATGCGAGGCTCAAATCCAGTCTCAATCCACTTCCTGA
- a CDS encoding PAS-domain containing protein has product MPYFVNNEKIENNLISFLMESVEQGISVSDRDMKIVFMNRAACKMLNIPISVLQKDNSIQNLVRYMAERGDYGPGDMDEIVERRLKVLSQESLHVIDHETMDGRVISLQGKYATDEIFVSIFTDVTEQRAYEARLEAIQYELELKLENSLREVRYNRDLLLNAINAIDDGIILFDEDDRLVLANTRMLDLYPSLKRHLIQKSHILKIEGFDLPEPDEMSEEDMIKGRQRNEVKLHDDHWYRIEQSATVNGGKIAIFSDISGYKDQTSKLQQHTNKLVKLLQKEISLSETQREFVTMASHEFKTPLAIIDSNAQRIERKAGEMSTDRLLSRIDNIRESVQRMQYLINRFMDFSSEEIAGLKMAAKKQNFRSTVERLCATHQEMGETANIQWDLKELPEFASFDQNLLDQCVSNILSNAIKYSEPESPITVIGRRIDRYITIDICDKGIGIPQEEIGRIFNKYFRASNSSGIAGTGIGLNFTQMALKEQGGRIEVKSKLGEGSCFTIFLPDTIADEGQDLAAPKAEIEPDNRDELAS; this is encoded by the coding sequence ATGCCTTACTTCGTCAATAACGAAAAGATCGAGAATAATCTGATTTCATTCTTGATGGAATCGGTAGAGCAAGGCATTTCGGTATCAGACAGAGACATGAAAATTGTCTTCATGAACCGGGCGGCATGCAAGATGCTGAATATTCCCATCAGCGTCCTGCAAAAAGACAACTCCATACAAAATCTTGTGCGCTATATGGCCGAGCGCGGAGATTATGGCCCCGGTGACATGGATGAGATCGTGGAGCGACGGCTCAAGGTGCTCAGCCAGGAAAGCCTCCATGTGATAGACCATGAAACCATGGATGGCCGGGTCATTTCCCTGCAAGGCAAATATGCCACTGACGAAATCTTCGTCTCCATCTTTACCGATGTGACCGAGCAGCGCGCCTATGAAGCCAGACTGGAAGCCATCCAGTATGAACTCGAACTCAAGCTGGAAAACAGTCTGCGCGAAGTGCGCTATAACCGCGACCTGCTGCTCAACGCCATCAACGCCATTGATGACGGCATCATTCTGTTTGACGAGGATGATCGTCTGGTTCTGGCCAACACACGCATGCTCGATCTCTATCCGAGCCTGAAACGGCATCTCATCCAGAAATCCCATATTCTCAAGATCGAAGGCTTTGATCTGCCCGAGCCGGATGAGATGAGCGAAGAAGACATGATCAAGGGCCGCCAGCGCAATGAGGTCAAACTGCATGACGACCATTGGTACCGGATCGAACAGTCCGCCACGGTCAACGGCGGCAAGATCGCGATCTTCTCGGACATTTCCGGCTACAAGGATCAGACCAGCAAGCTCCAGCAGCATACCAACAAGCTGGTCAAGCTGCTGCAAAAGGAAATTTCCCTTTCCGAAACCCAGCGCGAATTTGTCACCATGGCCTCGCACGAGTTCAAGACGCCTCTGGCCATCATCGACAGCAACGCCCAGCGCATCGAGAGAAAAGCTGGCGAGATGTCGACCGACCGCCTGCTTTCGCGCATCGACAATATCCGTGAATCGGTCCAGCGGATGCAATATCTGATCAACCGCTTCATGGATTTCTCAAGCGAGGAAATCGCCGGTCTCAAAATGGCCGCCAAAAAGCAGAATTTCCGCAGCACGGTGGAGCGCCTTTGCGCCACCCATCAGGAAATGGGAGAAACCGCCAACATTCAATGGGATCTGAAGGAGCTGCCTGAATTTGCAAGTTTCGACCAGAATCTGCTGGATCAGTGCGTCAGCAACATTCTCTCCAATGCCATCAAATATTCCGAGCCCGAATCCCCGATCACCGTGATTGGCAGGCGCATCGACCGCTATATCACGATCGATATCTGCGACAAGGGCATCGGCATCCCGCAAGAGGAAATCGGCCGGATTTTCAATAAATATTTCCGCGCCTCCAACTCCAGCGGCATCGCGGGAACAGGCATCGGCCTGAACTTTACGCAAATGGCCCTGAAGGAACAGGGCGGTAGAATTGAGGTCAAGAGCAAACTCGGCGAAGGCTCCTGTTTCACCATCTTCCTGCCCGACACCATTGCCGATGAAGGGCAGGATCTGGCCGCGCCAAAAGCCGAAATCGAACCGGACAACCGGGATGAACTGGCATCCTGA
- a CDS encoding circularly permuted type 2 ATP-grasp protein, whose translation MADRSPKLESIWQRFDGADFDNLKARAKDADLELFNLGVTFTVYSDKDVIDRVLPFDIIPRVLTASEWDTIDRGVIQRVSAINAFLHDIYNDRHIINDGTIPADLVLGNSNYREVMVGFTPACNVYTHISGTDIIRDDSGEFLVLEDNVRSPSGVSYVVENRHLMERSFPDLLADLKLRKVSDYGTNLFAKLSETAPDGCLDKDDPQIVVMSPGMFNSAYFEHIFLAREMGVPVVEGSDLFCDDDKVYMKTIGGPRRVDVIYRRIDDEFLDPDAFRPDSMLGVKGLVKAMLKGNVTIANALGTGVADDKAVYAYMPRIIRYYLNEEPILNNVKTHICRESDALQYTLDHLHELVVKPVGESGGYGITIGPKASKEELAEARAALLANPSNFIAQPMISLSVCPTLGETDLVARHVDLRPFAITGKGTWVLPGGLTRVALKEGSLIVNSSQGGGTKDTWVLAEDQFNSNDGGNS comes from the coding sequence ATGGCAGACCGCAGTCCGAAGTTGGAAAGTATCTGGCAAAGGTTTGATGGGGCAGATTTCGACAATCTGAAGGCAAGGGCCAAGGATGCGGATCTGGAACTTTTCAATCTCGGCGTAACCTTCACTGTCTATAGCGACAAGGATGTTATTGATCGCGTCTTGCCCTTTGACATCATACCACGCGTGCTGACCGCCAGCGAATGGGACACAATTGACCGGGGTGTCATTCAGCGCGTCTCCGCCATCAACGCCTTCCTGCATGATATCTATAACGACCGCCACATCATCAATGACGGAACAATTCCGGCCGATCTCGTTCTGGGCAATTCCAACTATCGCGAAGTCATGGTCGGCTTCACCCCGGCATGCAATGTCTATACCCATATTTCCGGCACCGATATCATTCGCGATGACAGCGGCGAATTTCTCGTGCTGGAAGACAATGTGCGCTCACCATCCGGTGTGTCCTACGTGGTTGAAAACCGGCATCTGATGGAGCGCTCCTTCCCGGATCTGCTTGCCGATCTGAAATTGCGCAAGGTGTCTGACTATGGCACCAACCTGTTTGCCAAACTGAGCGAAACCGCCCCTGACGGCTGTCTGGACAAGGATGACCCGCAGATTGTCGTCATGTCTCCGGGCATGTTCAACTCGGCCTATTTCGAGCATATTTTCCTCGCCCGCGAAATGGGTGTTCCGGTTGTCGAGGGAAGCGATCTCTTCTGCGATGATGACAAGGTCTATATGAAGACCATCGGCGGTCCGCGCCGGGTCGATGTCATCTATCGCCGCATTGATGATGAATTTCTTGACCCCGACGCCTTCCGGCCCGATTCCATGCTGGGTGTCAAAGGGCTGGTCAAGGCCATGCTGAAGGGCAATGTCACCATCGCCAATGCGCTGGGCACTGGCGTTGCCGATGACAAGGCGGTCTATGCCTATATGCCGCGCATCATCAGATATTATCTCAATGAAGAGCCGATCCTGAACAATGTGAAAACCCACATCTGCCGGGAAAGTGATGCGCTGCAATATACGCTCGATCATCTGCATGAACTGGTGGTCAAACCCGTCGGCGAATCCGGCGGCTATGGCATCACCATCGGCCCCAAGGCCAGCAAGGAAGAGCTGGCCGAGGCACGCGCAGCCCTGCTGGCCAATCCGAGCAATTTCATCGCCCAGCCGATGATCTCCCTTTCCGTCTGCCCGACATTGGGCGAAACAGATCTGGTCGCCCGCCATGTGGACCTGCGCCCCTTTGCCATCACCGGCAAGGGCACCTGGGTCCTGCCGGGTGGGCTCACCCGCGTCGCCCTCAAGGAAGGCTCGCTGATCGTCAACTCCTCGCAGGGAGGCGGCACGAAAGACACATGGGTCCTTGCCGAAGACCAATTCAATTCAAATGACGGAGGCAACTCATGA
- a CDS encoding response regulator, translated as MPEKILCIEDEELLLEDIVEELQDAGYRTLKANNGKEAIEILKYEAVDLILCDIMMPLIDGPTTLKLIRERLPQHNEVPFIFLTAKSTREDILVGKKMGVDDYLTKPIDYDLLLATIKARLEQVHRIKETNEAKLKRIYNALKEDHSKEPLSVALVAKSHSYVQPIENALQDLGCLVEFVHEEHLSVRKDAVEKNDLIFLFYSKIVHFYLSTLINTRTTHGRGKMVLLCKDNVDKNLKEALLDLGIGKTIDFPFPPVEIFKIILEATQNKV; from the coding sequence ATGCCGGAAAAGATTCTTTGCATTGAAGACGAAGAACTCCTGCTAGAGGACATCGTCGAGGAACTGCAGGATGCTGGCTACAGAACCCTGAAGGCGAACAATGGCAAGGAAGCAATCGAGATTCTGAAATATGAAGCCGTCGATCTGATTCTGTGTGACATCATGATGCCGTTGATCGATGGTCCGACCACACTCAAGCTCATCCGGGAGCGTTTGCCCCAGCATAATGAGGTTCCCTTCATTTTCCTCACGGCCAAATCCACCCGGGAAGACATTCTCGTCGGCAAGAAAATGGGCGTCGATGACTATCTCACCAAGCCCATCGACTATGATTTGCTGCTGGCAACCATCAAGGCGCGTCTGGAACAGGTCCATCGCATTAAGGAAACCAACGAAGCCAAGCTCAAGCGCATCTATAATGCTCTCAAGGAAGACCATTCCAAGGAGCCGCTATCGGTCGCTCTGGTTGCAAAATCCCACTCCTATGTGCAGCCGATCGAGAATGCCCTGCAGGATCTCGGCTGTCTGGTGGAATTTGTGCATGAAGAACATTTGTCTGTCCGCAAGGATGCGGTCGAGAAGAATGATCTCATCTTTCTATTCTACAGCAAGATCGTGCATTTCTACCTGAGCACCCTGATCAACACCCGCACGACCCATGGCCGGGGCAAGATGGTGCTTTTGTGCAAGGACAATGTCGACAAGAATCTCAAGGAGGCGCTTCTGGATCTGGGCATCGGCAAGACCATCGATTTCCCCTTCCCTCCGGTGGAGATTTTCAAGATCATTCTGGAAGCAACGCAAAACAAGGTTTGA